GACAATGAGCAAAGCACCGACTATCGATGCCAGCAGCAGCAAAGAGTAAAAATTTTTGATCAGTTGCTTACGCTTTTCTTCCCGATGCGGCAGCAGATTAATTTTTATCATCAGCCGAATCTCCGCAATGCCAGGCCACAAGCGACCGTATAGGCCGTCGCATCATTGCGCAAAGCCTTTTCATTGACACCCGGGGCCAACTCCATGCCCTTGAAGGGACTGAGCACGGCGGTGGAAATCTTGGTGCGTTCAGCGACGATATCAACCAAGCCAGTCAGAACGGCACAGCCGCCGGTCAGAAAAATCTGGTCGACGCGCGTGTAGGGCGTGGAAGTAAAGAAGAATTGTATGGCGCGCGTGACTTCGAGCGCGGCGTTTTCCAGAAACGGTTCGAGCAACTCCATCTCGTAACTGTCCGGCAGCTCACCGTTTTTCTTTTTCAATTCCGCTTCTTCCTGTGACAAACCGTAATTGCGGACGATATCTTGAGTCAACTGGCTACCGCCGAATTGCTGCTCGCGCTCATAAATGACTTCACCGTTGAGCATGATATAGATGTAAGTGCGTTTTGCGCCGATCTGAAAGATCGCATAAATCTGTTCGCGGCCGCCGTTGGCTTGCTTTTCTATCAGGCGCTGCATAGCCGAGCGGGCAGCATACGATTCCACATCCATGACCTTGGCTTGCAAACCAGAAGCCTGCGCTACCGCGACGCGGTCTTCAATTTTTTCTTTGCGCGAGGCCGCCAGCATGACTTCTACATCTTCCGGATTAAGCGCCGGACCAATAACGCAGAAATCGAGGCTGACCTCATCCATGGAAAAGGGAATATACTGACTCGCTTCCGACTCCACCTGCACTTCCAGCGATTGCTCGCTCAAGGCGGCCGATAAAAATATTTTCTTGGTAATCACCGCGGCGGCAGGCATGGCGAGTGCGACATTTTTTGCAGTGGCACCACTCTTTTTGAGTAATTTTCGTATCGCTTCAGAAACTTGGTCGATATTTTCGATGTTACCATCTTGAATCGCACCTTTAGGCAATGGTTCGGACGCGTAGCGTTCCAGTCGGTATGCCTTATTACTGCCTTCAGACAATTCCACCAGCTTAATATCGAACGAACTGATGTCCAAACCGATAAGAGGCGGGTTTTTTCTGCCCAGCAGTGATGCAAAATCGATAGCCAAGAATATCCCCTCATAAACACGCCAGTGTGTTCTGCTTACAAATTGAAACAAAGTGCTTTACCTAAAGCACTAAATTTAAAAAAATCTCTTTAAAAACCGCTATTTACGAGACAATGATCCAAGCTTACATGAAATGCTAGCAACTTCAACTGCTTTGGTAAAGGAATTTCCTTGGAGCACATTCAGATAACGTTGCCAAATCTCCACTCTTGCGACATTTCCATCGATAAGTTGACTTATAAGTAATTTGACCTCCTGAATTCAATGTTTCAGGCTACGCAAGCTTTTGTGCGCAAGCAGAAAATCCAGTGGCACACACCGGTATAATGCGGCTTGCGATTGTTACAGAATGAAACCATGTCCGATAAAGAAAACCCAGCAGCTTCGAAATCCAAACACCCGACAGCGACCAAAGCCAGCCCGCTCAAGCGTTTTTTGCTCGCTACTTGCGGCGTGCTGTTCGGTCTCGGCGTGGCCGCGGCCCTGATCATCGGCTTCGCGCTGACGATGGCTTACCCGAACCTGCCGGAACTCGATTCGATCACCAGCTACAAACCGAAAATGCCCTTGCGCATTTTTACCGCTGACAATGTACTCATCGGCGAATTCGGTGAAGAGCGCCGCAATGTCGTGCGTCTCGATCAAATTCCGGAAATCATGAAGAAAGCCGTGTTGGCCATTGAGGATGACCGTTTTTACGAACATGGCGGCGTCGATTATCTCGGTATTACCCGCGCGGTACTGCACAATCTGACCGGCGGGGCCAAGCAAGGCGCCTCCACCATTACCCAGCAAGTGGCACGCAACTTCTTTCTGTCCAGCGAACAAACCTTCAAACGCAAGATTTATGAAATCTTGCTGGCTTGGAAAATTGAGAAAAATCTCAATAAAGACCAGATCCTCGAAGTATATATGAATCAAATTTACCTCGGTCAGCGCGCCTATGGTTTCGCCTCGGCCGCGCAGATTTACTTTGGTAAAAACATCAAAGATCTGACGATTGCCGAAGCCGCTATGTTGGCCGGCCTACCAAAAGCGCCTTCAGCCTACAATCCGGTGGCCAATCCGAAACGTGCAGCCGTGCGTCAGCAATACATCCTGCAACGCATGCATCAACTCCGTTACATCACCACAGAGCAGTTCGAGCAAGCCAAAAACGAAGAACTGCATACCAAAACCGACAGCAGCGCCTTCGGCATCCATGCCGAATATGTGTCGGAGATGGCACGTCAGTTGGTCTACGAACAATTTAAGGAAGAGACGTATACGCGCGGCCTCAACGTCTACACCACCATCACCAAAGCCGACCAAGATGCCGCCTACCTGTCATTACGACGCGGCGTGATGGAATATGAAAAGCGCCATGGCTATCGCGGCCCGGAAGCCATCATCGATATCCCGGAAGGGAAAGAAGCGGCCGACGATGCAATAGAAAAAGCACTGGCTGAGCGCAGCAACAGCGACGATCTGCAAGTCGCGATGGTGCTCGAAGCGAGCCCCAAGGCAGTGCGTGCGGTGCTGGCTGACGGCGAAGAAATCGCCATCGGTGAAACCGGCGTGAGTTTTGTCAGCAGCGGCTTATCGGCGAAAACCCCGGCCAACAAACGCATCCAGCGTGGCGCAGTGATACGGGTCATGCTGGAAGGGAAGAACTGGATCATCACCCAAATGCCGGAAGTCCAATCGGCCTTCGTTTCAGCCAGCACGACCGACGGTGCCATCAAGGCACTGGTTGGCGGCTTCGATTACAACCTCAACAAGTTCAATCACGTCACCCAAGCATGGCGTCAGCCGGGTTCGAGCTTCAAGCCTTTCATTTATTCCGCTTCACTGGAAAAAGGCTTGTCGCCATCGACCATCATCAACGATGAGCCAATCAGGTTCGATGCCGGACAAACCGGTGGTCAAGCTTGGGAACCAAAGAATTACGACGGCAAATACGATGGTCCGATGACCATGCGCCGAGGTTTGATGAAATCAAAAAATATGATTTCGATTCGTATCTTGCATAAAATCGGTGCCAAATATGGTCAGGAATACACCACCCGTTTCGGTTTTCTGCCAGAGAAAAATCCGCCCTACTTGACGCTGGCTCTCGGTGCCGGTGCTACCACGCCGCTGCAGATGGCCGGTGCCTATGCGGTGTTTGCCAACGGTGGTTACAAAATCAACCCCTACCTGATCAGTAAAATTACCGAAACCAATGGCCAAGTCTTGGTACGCGCCACACCTGAACAGGCCGGCAATGAAAGCAACCGCGTGATCGATGAGCGCAATGCCTTCCTCATGGACAGCATGCTCAAGGATGTAGTGCGTTCCGGTACGGCGGCCAAAGCCATGGTACTCAAGCGTCCGGATCTGGCCGGCAAGACCGGCACCACCAATGACTCCTTCGATGCCTGGTTCGCCGGCTATCAAGCCAAACTGGTGGCCATTGCTTGGATAGGATTTGATCAACCGCGCAATCTCGGTAATCGCGAGACCGGCGGCGGTTTGGCGCTGCCGATCTGGATCGGGTATATGCAAAAAGCCTTGAAAGATTTACCGATAGAAGAACGGCCTGTACCTAGCGGCATCATGTCTGCCGGCGGTGATTTTTACTACGTGGAAAACCCACCCGGTACCGGTGTGACCGATCTGCTGGCGGCACCGGCGAGCATGATCGACGAATAGCTCAGCGGCCTTGTTCGGCACCCAGCGTCGCCAAGGTCGCAAACAGTTCACTGCCGTCGCGCGTATTGTTCCAGTGCAGACCATCGTATTTATAATGGAAACCGCCGCTGCGCGCAGCCAGCCACATTTCCTGCATAGGCGCTTGGCTGTTGACGATCATTTTCGAGCCATTATTGACAAATTCTATCGTCAAGACATTGCCACTGCGGCTGCATTCGACATCGAGTTCATCGTTGTCGAATGCGGTTTCAAATATTTCTTGTACCTGCGCGAGACAAGTCTCGGCAAGGACCATGAATTCGGATTCAGTCATGCTACACTCCTTGGCATTGATTCACACTAAAAACGCCATTCTATACGGTGTTTACCTAATCCAAGATGCGTACACTGATTTCCACCCTGCTGTTGCTGGCCCTACTGTCCGCTTGCGGCCAAAAAAGCCCCTTGTTCCTGCCGAAAATTCCACCGGCCGCCACGCCTACCACGCCGCCCGCTGCCAAAGCTGCCACGCCGGCTGCCGCCGTGCCCGATACGCTGACAAAATAGTCAAGACTCAAGCAGCAAGTCTATGACCTGAGCGCCACTTCCACCACAGCCGCAGTGCCAGCAAGCTCAGCACCAGCAGCGCAAACAAGAGCGGTTGCACCAGATCGTGTTTGCCAGCTTTCATCCAGTAAAAATGCAGCACTGCCAGCAGGCTGATCGGATAAATCAACTTATGCAGCCACTGCCAGCGCTTGCCGCCGAGGCGTTTGATCATGCCATTGGTGCTGGTCGCGGCCAAGGGCAGCAGTGCGACGAAAGCCAGAAACCCGACTGTGATGAATGGCCGTTTGACGACATCGGCCCACATCTCTTCGATATCAAAGAAGTGATCGAACCAAAAAAATGTCAGGAAATGCAGACTGGCGTAAGAAAAAGTATACAAACCCAGCATACGACGCCAGCCTATCAGCCAATTCCACCCCGACAATTTGCGCAAGGGGGTGATGGCCAAGGTAAAGCACAGAAAATACAAGGTCCAATCACCGCTGTTACGGGTAATGAATTCGACCGGATTGGCACCTAAGCGGCCCTGCAAGGCAAACGCCACGAGACGCACGAAGGGCAAGAGTGCCAGAAAAAACAGCGCCAACTTCAAGCGCTTTTGGTGTTGTTGAGTGAGATGCATGGAATGTTCCCGCCGTGCCTGCGCGGGCGGTCAATTAAAAGAATTTTTTCAAGTCCATCCCGGTATACAGGGATGCCACCTCAGGATAACCGTTGAACATCAGTGTTTTGCGTTTGCGTGCGAACAAACCATCTTCGCCTATGCGTCGCTCGCTCGCCTGCGACCAGCGCGGATGATCGACGCTGGGATTAACGTTGGAATAAAAGCCGTATTCGTTCGGCGCCGTCAGATTCCATGCCGTGCGCGGTTGATCACGCGTGAAGCGGATTTTAACAATCGACTTGGCTGACTTGAAGCCGTATTTCCAAGGCAAGACCATGCGTACCGGTGCGCCATTCTGGTTCGGCAAAACCTCGCCATACATGCCGAAACTCAGCAGCGCCAGCGGATGCATCGCCTCATCGAGCCGTAAACCTTCAACATATGGCCATTCCAGCACCGGACTGCGCTGCCCCGGCATCTGTTTCTTATCTTCGAGCGAAATGAATTCCACATACCGGGCATTCCCGGTCGGTTCGACTTTCTTGATCAAATTGGCCAAGGAATAGCCTATCCACGGAATCACCATCGACCAGCCTTCCACACAGCGCAAACGATACACGCGCTCTTCCAGCGGGGCCAGCTTGAGCAAGCTGTCGAGATCGAGCACCATCGGTTTTTTGACTTCCCCTTCTATGCTGACCATCCACGGATGGGTGCGCAGGGAACCGGCGGTTTGCGCCGGGTCGGCCTTGTCGGTGCCGAATTCGTAAAAATTATTATAGGTGGTGGCGTCTTTGTACGGCGTTTTTTGCTCCATCAGCGCATAGGCCGGGTTGCCGAGCGCGGCCAGCTTGCGCGCTGTGGCACTCTGCGCGAAGGCTTCGCGATTCGCCATTTCCAGTACTGCAGCGCTGGCGATAGACCCAAGCGCGATCTGGCGGATGAAGTCGCGCCGACCTTCAAACACGGCGCGCGGCGTGATTTCAGAAGACAGCGGGGTCGCCTGGTCAGCGGCAGTGGTTTTGATCAGCATACGTAACTCCTTGGTGAGCGTGAGGGTAAATATCGGAGCGACGCTCGGCGATATAGCCGTCAGTTTCTCATGAGTCGCACAAACCTGCTGATCCTTACACGCGCGGCGGAATTATAAGGTGCCGTAAGAGTGCAAACCAGACAAAAACATATTGACCCCCAAGAAAGCGAAGCTGGTCACCAGCAAACCGACCAGTGCCCACCAAGCCGCCACTTGCCCACGCAAACCCTTCATCAAACGCATATGCAACCAAGCGGCATAGTTGAGCCAGACAATCAAAGCCCAGGTCTCTTTCGGATCCCACGACCAATAGCCGCCCCAGGCGTCAGCCGCCCACAGCGCGCCGAGTATGGTGGCGATGGTGAAAAAGGCAAAGCCGACCGCGATGGCCTTGTACATCACATCATCGAGTACTTCGAGCGATGGCAAACGATCGGCCAGATAACCTTTATCCTTGAGCAGGTAGGCCACCCCGACCATAGCCGCCAGCGAAAAAGTACCGTAGCCGATGAAATTGGCCGGCACGTGAATCTTCATCCACCAGCTTTGCAAGGCCGGCACCAGCGGTTGAATTTCGGCGGCATCGCGCGACACCGTGTACCACAACAAAAAAGCGACGGCAGCCGAAATGACCAGCAAGACAAAAGCACCAAGCTGGCGCGTGGCATATTGTTGCTCGTAATACAAGTAGAACAATGCCGTGATCATCGAGAACAGAATGAACACTTCATACAGGTTCGACACCGGAATATGGCCGACGTCGGCACCCACCAGATACGACTCATACCAACGCACCAGCATGCCGGTAAAGCCCATGATCACCGCGGCCCAGCATAGCAGCGACCCGATCGAGGTACCGAAATCTGAGCGTCTGAGCAAGCCGCCCCAATAAAAGATGGTCGCCAGAAAAAACAGCAGGCTCATCCACAGTATCGCCGACTGGCTCGACAACAGATACTTGAGAAGAAACTTTTGGTTCGCAGCGTCTAAAGAACCGCCATATAGGTGGATGGCATACAGACTGGTGAGCGCCAAGACCGCGATGAGCCAACGTACCGGCTTCCAATACCAGCCCAAGCAAGCAAAGGTGGGCGCGGCCAGCAGCAGTATCGCTTGTTCATAGACATCCATATGCGTACCGAAACGGTTCAGTGCAAACAGCGCCGCCATGCTGAGCACTACCGCATACAGCCAGTCGAGCACCGTCAGACGCTGAAAAAAACTCTGGTACGGCGTGTATTCGGGTGTGGCTTCCGGTGTTACATCCTGTATTACTTCATGTGTGACTTGCATTTTCATCCCCTGTGCCCGTGAGGGCGCACGATTAATATTCTGCCATGCCAAATCAAGGCTGGGCCGAGCCGGTGAGTTGCCTCAATTGCAGTCTCAACTGGGCGAATTCTTTTTCAAAATCGAGCGTTTTACGCTGTGAACTCAAGGCCATCATGAGTTGCGTCCCCTCGCCATCATCTTTGAGCCAAATCCATAAGCGCCGCTCGCGGATGTAAAACATGGAAAAGACACCAAGCACCAACAACAAGCACCCGAAGTAGACCACATTCTTGCCCGGCGAACGCGTCACCTGCAATACCGAGGCCTTGATCTCTTCATATTGCTGCAATTGCAGGTACACCGGCGCGCCATAAAAATACGCGTCCGACAGCGCCGCTGTGGCCAATTGCAAGAAGCGGCCATGTTTTTCAGACAGTTCCAGTGCCGGCAAATGATCGTGTTCGCGCGCCACCATCCACAAGTCCCACAGACTGCCGTTGAATATTTTCATGAACACATCGGCTGCCTTGCCTTGCTCGGCGGCTGGAATTTTTTCCAGAAACTGCGAAATCGCGACAAATCCAGCCACTTGGCCAGTCCCGGCAAAAATAGCCAGACTCTTTTCTGCCGATTCTGCCAGTTGTGCCTGCAATTGCGCTGCGGCAGGAGTGCTGTTCGACATCGCCCGCAAGGCATAGCGATGCGCGGCTTCGGCACGCCAAGTTGCTTGCATCAGCGCCGCACGCAAACGCATCCACTCTTGCACACTATCCTTATCATCGGCCGGAATCCGCAGATAACGGAAGGCATCGGCCGGTGAATCACGCGTGCCGGCCAGGAACATGTACTCACCGTCGATCAGCATGGACTGCATGTAATTATTGAATTCGCGTGCCTGCCCAGTTTTATCACGCAATTTGTACTGCACGCTGGCACCGACGTTTTTCAATTCCTTGTTGTTGGCATTCTTCGCGGCCGAACCGAGATGGCGTTGCAAATCCGTGCTCAACTGTTGATTGAAGCTTTTGCCGCTATTCACGGCGCGTACATCGGCGCCATTTCTTGCCATATTCTCCACATTAAATGGTCGAAAACCGGACCACTCTATCGTCAAGTCCTGGCCATTCTGTCCCGGAAACGGTGTACTGCCGCCGACTTCGCCACGTACTGGCGTCGCTTGTAAGGCCGTACCCGTCATTGGAAAAGCGGCCAATTTGAGGCGACTGCCACCGTCTTCAAAGCTGGACTGATACAGTGCCACGCCTTTGTAGATCAGCGGATGATTGACTTCAATGGTAGAAGAAAAGCTCTTACCGCTTGCATGATCGAGAATTTCCACATCGCTGGCGAATAATTTGGGCATGCCGGTGCTGTAAAAATCGATGGTGAATTTTTTCAGTTTGATGGTAAACGGCAAATCCTGAATGAAGACCCCGCTCTGTTGAGCGATGATAGCCGTATTGCTGCTGGCCCCTTCCGGTATCATGGTATTGCCACGAAAGGTAGGATTGGACAGCGCTAAACGATGCTTGGCCGGTATGTCCGCGATAATGCCATTGCCATCAAACGGTACCTTGCCCATGAACCATTGCTGAAAACGGATAGGCATTTCGGAATCGAGCATGCCGCCAACGCAAATGATGACAATCGCGCTATGCGCAAAAATATAACCCCATTTATTCGCCGCACCCTGTTTGGCAGCAATCAAGCTCGCCCCATCTTTGTCGACAATCTTGCTACGGTAACCGACGCGCGTCAAATGCGCGGTCAAGCGCGCCAACACCTGGGTACGGCTATGTTCACTACGCCAGGCATCCTTATGCCGAAAATTACGCAGTGATTGCTCACGCACGTTTTCACGCCAACTGCGCATATCTTTGAGCATTTTCGGTGTATTGCGTATCAGACACAAACTCGTCGACAGCACCAAAAACGCCATGATCAGTAAAAACCACCAAGACGAATACAGGCCATAGAGACTCAAGCTTTTGAATACCTCGAACCAAAACGGACCGAATTGATTGACATAATTCGGCATAGGCTCGTTTTGCTTGAGCACGGTGCCGATCACGGAAGCAATGGCAATGAGACTGAGTAAGCTGATGGCAAAGCGCATGGAGGATAATAATTCCACGGCATCGGCCAGCCAAACACGACGCGTTTTCAGCTCCACGCCGCCTGTATCTGTGATCAACTCGGGATCGGTGTTGTTATCCATACTGCTCCGAAAATACTTAAAAAAAAAGGGAATGGCACGCGCCACTCCCTCCGTTCATTCGCTGCGCTGACTGAGTTAAATTATTTCAATCCGGCGATGTAATCAGCCACGGCCTTCATTTCATCATCCGACATTTTCTTGGCGATGCTCAGCATTTGCGCGCTGTTTTTGCGTGCACCGGTACGGAAATTGGTCAATTGTGCGAGCGTGTAATCTTGATGCTGACCAGCGATACGCGGGAATTGCGCCGGGATACCGGCACCGTTAGGGCTATGACAGCCGGCGCAAGCCGGTACATTCTTCTCGGCGATACCACCGCGATAAATTTGCTTGCCAAGTTCAACGATCTGGGCATTTTTTGCTGCACCCGGGGTGGACTTCTGCATTGACAAGTAAGCGCCCAGATTTTTCATATCTTCCGGGGTGAGCGCTTTGGCAAACGTGC
The sequence above is drawn from the Undibacterium sp. CCC3.4 genome and encodes:
- a CDS encoding pilus assembly protein PilM encodes the protein MAIDFASLLGRKNPPLIGLDISSFDIKLVELSEGSNKAYRLERYASEPLPKGAIQDGNIENIDQVSEAIRKLLKKSGATAKNVALAMPAAAVITKKIFLSAALSEQSLEVQVESEASQYIPFSMDEVSLDFCVIGPALNPEDVEVMLAASRKEKIEDRVAVAQASGLQAKVMDVESYAARSAMQRLIEKQANGGREQIYAIFQIGAKRTYIYIMLNGEVIYEREQQFGGSQLTQDIVRNYGLSQEEAELKKKNGELPDSYEMELLEPFLENAALEVTRAIQFFFTSTPYTRVDQIFLTGGCAVLTGLVDIVAERTKISTAVLSPFKGMELAPGVNEKALRNDATAYTVACGLALRRFG
- a CDS encoding penicillin-binding protein 1A, which produces MSDKENPAASKSKHPTATKASPLKRFLLATCGVLFGLGVAAALIIGFALTMAYPNLPELDSITSYKPKMPLRIFTADNVLIGEFGEERRNVVRLDQIPEIMKKAVLAIEDDRFYEHGGVDYLGITRAVLHNLTGGAKQGASTITQQVARNFFLSSEQTFKRKIYEILLAWKIEKNLNKDQILEVYMNQIYLGQRAYGFASAAQIYFGKNIKDLTIAEAAMLAGLPKAPSAYNPVANPKRAAVRQQYILQRMHQLRYITTEQFEQAKNEELHTKTDSSAFGIHAEYVSEMARQLVYEQFKEETYTRGLNVYTTITKADQDAAYLSLRRGVMEYEKRHGYRGPEAIIDIPEGKEAADDAIEKALAERSNSDDLQVAMVLEASPKAVRAVLADGEEIAIGETGVSFVSSGLSAKTPANKRIQRGAVIRVMLEGKNWIITQMPEVQSAFVSASTTDGAIKALVGGFDYNLNKFNHVTQAWRQPGSSFKPFIYSASLEKGLSPSTIINDEPIRFDAGQTGGQAWEPKNYDGKYDGPMTMRRGLMKSKNMISIRILHKIGAKYGQEYTTRFGFLPEKNPPYLTLALGAGATTPLQMAGAYAVFANGGYKINPYLISKITETNGQVLVRATPEQAGNESNRVIDERNAFLMDSMLKDVVRSGTAAKAMVLKRPDLAGKTGTTNDSFDAWFAGYQAKLVAIAWIGFDQPRNLGNRETGGGLALPIWIGYMQKALKDLPIEERPVPSGIMSAGGDFYYVENPPGTGVTDLLAAPASMIDE
- the cyaY gene encoding iron donor protein CyaY, coding for MTESEFMVLAETCLAQVQEIFETAFDNDELDVECSRSGNVLTIEFVNNGSKMIVNSQAPMQEMWLAARSGGFHYKYDGLHWNNTRDGSELFATLATLGAEQGR
- the lptM gene encoding LPS translocon maturation chaperone LptM, whose product is MRTLISTLLLLALLSACGQKSPLFLPKIPPAATPTTPPAAKAATPAAAVPDTLTK
- a CDS encoding protein-methionine-sulfoxide reductase heme-binding subunit MsrQ — its product is MHLTQQHQKRLKLALFFLALLPFVRLVAFALQGRLGANPVEFITRNSGDWTLYFLCFTLAITPLRKLSGWNWLIGWRRMLGLYTFSYASLHFLTFFWFDHFFDIEEMWADVVKRPFITVGFLAFVALLPLAATSTNGMIKRLGGKRWQWLHKLIYPISLLAVLHFYWMKAGKHDLVQPLLFALLVLSLLALRLWWKWRSGHRLAA
- the msrP gene encoding protein-methionine-sulfoxide reductase catalytic subunit MsrP; amino-acid sequence: MLIKTTAADQATPLSSEITPRAVFEGRRDFIRQIALGSIASAAVLEMANREAFAQSATARKLAALGNPAYALMEQKTPYKDATTYNNFYEFGTDKADPAQTAGSLRTHPWMVSIEGEVKKPMVLDLDSLLKLAPLEERVYRLRCVEGWSMVIPWIGYSLANLIKKVEPTGNARYVEFISLEDKKQMPGQRSPVLEWPYVEGLRLDEAMHPLALLSFGMYGEVLPNQNGAPVRMVLPWKYGFKSAKSIVKIRFTRDQPRTAWNLTAPNEYGFYSNVNPSVDHPRWSQASERRIGEDGLFARKRKTLMFNGYPEVASLYTGMDLKKFF
- the ccsB gene encoding c-type cytochrome biogenesis protein CcsB — translated: MQVTHEVIQDVTPEATPEYTPYQSFFQRLTVLDWLYAVVLSMAALFALNRFGTHMDVYEQAILLLAAPTFACLGWYWKPVRWLIAVLALTSLYAIHLYGGSLDAANQKFLLKYLLSSQSAILWMSLLFFLATIFYWGGLLRRSDFGTSIGSLLCWAAVIMGFTGMLVRWYESYLVGADVGHIPVSNLYEVFILFSMITALFYLYYEQQYATRQLGAFVLLVISAAVAFLLWYTVSRDAAEIQPLVPALQSWWMKIHVPANFIGYGTFSLAAMVGVAYLLKDKGYLADRLPSLEVLDDVMYKAIAVGFAFFTIATILGALWAADAWGGYWSWDPKETWALIVWLNYAAWLHMRLMKGLRGQVAAWWALVGLLVTSFAFLGVNMFLSGLHSYGTL
- a CDS encoding cytochrome c biogenesis protein ResB, whose product is MDNNTDPELITDTGGVELKTRRVWLADAVELLSSMRFAISLLSLIAIASVIGTVLKQNEPMPNYVNQFGPFWFEVFKSLSLYGLYSSWWFLLIMAFLVLSTSLCLIRNTPKMLKDMRSWRENVREQSLRNFRHKDAWRSEHSRTQVLARLTAHLTRVGYRSKIVDKDGASLIAAKQGAANKWGYIFAHSAIVIICVGGMLDSEMPIRFQQWFMGKVPFDGNGIIADIPAKHRLALSNPTFRGNTMIPEGASSNTAIIAQQSGVFIQDLPFTIKLKKFTIDFYSTGMPKLFASDVEILDHASGKSFSSTIEVNHPLIYKGVALYQSSFEDGGSRLKLAAFPMTGTALQATPVRGEVGGSTPFPGQNGQDLTIEWSGFRPFNVENMARNGADVRAVNSGKSFNQQLSTDLQRHLGSAAKNANNKELKNVGASVQYKLRDKTGQAREFNNYMQSMLIDGEYMFLAGTRDSPADAFRYLRIPADDKDSVQEWMRLRAALMQATWRAEAAHRYALRAMSNSTPAAAQLQAQLAESAEKSLAIFAGTGQVAGFVAISQFLEKIPAAEQGKAADVFMKIFNGSLWDLWMVAREHDHLPALELSEKHGRFLQLATAALSDAYFYGAPVYLQLQQYEEIKASVLQVTRSPGKNVVYFGCLLLVLGVFSMFYIRERRLWIWLKDDGEGTQLMMALSSQRKTLDFEKEFAQLRLQLRQLTGSAQP
- a CDS encoding c-type cytochrome, with protein sequence MNRAFLPLFKSLSIAVLALSSFASVAYANAEVQSAKADPAKGEALFVNGDAARGIIACISCHGAAGNSTISVNPKLSAQHDAYIVKQLSNFAGPDRVNPIMSTFAKALTPEDMKNLGAYLSMQKSTPGAAKNAQIVELGKQIYRGGIAEKNVPACAGCHSPNGAGIPAQFPRIAGQHQDYTLAQLTNFRTGARKNSAQMLSIAKKMSDDEMKAVADYIAGLK